A stretch of the Prochlorococcus marinus str. MIT 0918 genome encodes the following:
- the nth gene encoding endonuclease III has product MKKAERANLIMHRLAEKYPNPPIPLNHTNSFTLLVAVVLSAQSTDKKVNEITPALFKNRDNAEEINKLGKDVIYEYIKQIGLANTKAKHIYELSKIIKRDYSNKVPDNLEDLKSLPGVGHKTASVVMSQAFGVPSFPVDTHIHRLSQRWKLTTGKSVEQTEKDLKKLFPKEKWNLLHLQIIYYGREYCTARGCDGTKCYLCKELFPLRKKPIICNK; this is encoded by the coding sequence ATGAAAAAGGCTGAAAGAGCAAATTTAATTATGCATAGATTAGCTGAAAAATATCCTAATCCACCTATACCTCTAAATCATACTAATAGTTTTACATTACTTGTTGCTGTTGTCTTAAGTGCACAATCTACTGATAAAAAGGTCAATGAAATAACACCTGCTTTATTCAAGAATCGTGATAACGCAGAAGAAATCAATAAATTAGGTAAAGATGTTATATATGAATATATCAAACAAATTGGATTGGCTAATACAAAGGCAAAACATATATACGAGCTAAGCAAAATCATTAAGAGAGACTATTCAAATAAGGTGCCTGACAATCTCGAAGATCTTAAGTCATTACCAGGAGTAGGCCATAAAACAGCAAGTGTTGTAATGTCTCAAGCATTTGGAGTGCCTTCTTTCCCAGTTGATACACATATTCACAGACTTAGTCAAAGGTGGAAATTAACCACAGGAAAAAGTGTAGAGCAAACAGAAAAAGACTTGAAAAAACTTTTTCCTAAAGAAAAATGGAATTTATTACATTTACAAATAATTTATTATGGTAGAGAATATTGCACAGCTAGGGGGTGTGACGGGACAAAATGTTATCTATGCAAGGAATTATTTCCATTAAGAAAAAAACCTATAATTTGTAATAAATGA
- a CDS encoding SDR family oxidoreductase: protein MNIAVSGASGKTGFRISEEALKAGNKVRLITRKNSIIPESLKGCENYQLDFSQQNILDKALQGIDTLIIATGARPNIDLTGPAKVDALGVKRQVSSCQRVGIKRIVLVSSLCVGKILHPLNLFGFILLWKQVGENSVINSNIDWTIIRPGGLNEKENDLDKENINYTTEGNQEEGSIPRRLVAKTCIDALKNTSSINKIIEITSNIENNNISFKKAIEGFTIKR from the coding sequence ATGAATATCGCAGTAAGTGGAGCATCTGGAAAAACTGGATTTAGGATCTCAGAAGAGGCCTTAAAAGCTGGCAATAAAGTCAGGCTAATAACAAGAAAAAACTCTATAATTCCGGAATCCCTAAAAGGGTGTGAGAATTATCAACTAGATTTTTCCCAGCAAAATATTTTAGATAAAGCATTACAAGGTATAGATACCTTAATTATTGCAACAGGTGCTAGACCTAATATAGATTTAACTGGACCTGCAAAGGTTGATGCATTAGGTGTTAAAAGACAAGTCTCTAGTTGTCAAAGAGTAGGTATAAAAAGAATAGTTTTAGTTAGTTCACTATGTGTAGGTAAAATACTTCACCCACTAAATCTTTTTGGATTTATATTATTATGGAAACAAGTAGGTGAAAATAGTGTGATTAATAGTAATATCGATTGGACAATTATTAGGCCAGGCGGACTAAATGAGAAAGAAAATGATTTAGATAAAGAAAATATTAACTATACAACTGAAGGAAATCAAGAGGAGGGGTCAATACCAAGAAGATTAGTAGCAAAGACATGTATAGATGCATTAAAAAATACATCATCAATAAATAAGATCATTGAAATAACAAGTAATATAGAGA